The Propionibacterium freudenreichii subsp. freudenreichii genome contains a region encoding:
- a CDS encoding LLM class flavin-dependent oxidoreductase produces the protein MDTTENRVPVQIGIFSVSDLTPDPTTGITPTEHERLKNYALIVKKAEEIGLDAFALGEHHNPPFVSSSPTTTLGWLAAQTSKITLSTATTLITTDDPVKIAEDYAMLQHLADGRVDLMLGRGNTGPVYPWFGKDIRQGINLALENYNLLHRLWREEVVDWQGKFRTPLQGFTAIPRPLDDVPPFVWHGSIRSPEIAEQAAYYGDGFFHNNIFWTMNHTKRMVDLYRRRYEHYGHGRYDQAIVGLGGQFFMRKNSQDAIKEYRPYFDNAPVYGHGPSMEEFTEYTPLTVGSPQQVLERTLSFKDDVGHYQRQMFLIDHAGLPIKTVLEQLDLLGEILPEMRKGFLEGRPDDIPDAPTHASLVAARDAAGVAPVEHVKVGADDVTGTSDAPEPPDSVFEK, from the coding sequence ATGGACACCACCGAGAACCGTGTGCCGGTACAGATCGGCATCTTCAGCGTCTCTGATCTGACGCCTGATCCGACCACTGGCATCACTCCCACCGAGCATGAGCGCCTGAAGAACTACGCGCTCATCGTGAAGAAGGCCGAGGAGATCGGCCTGGACGCCTTCGCGCTCGGCGAGCACCACAATCCCCCTTTCGTCTCGTCGTCGCCGACCACCACGCTGGGTTGGTTGGCTGCGCAGACCAGCAAGATCACGCTGTCCACCGCCACCACGCTGATCACCACCGATGACCCGGTGAAGATCGCCGAGGACTATGCGATGCTGCAACACCTGGCCGACGGTCGCGTTGACCTCATGCTGGGCCGCGGCAACACCGGCCCCGTCTACCCGTGGTTCGGCAAGGACATTCGCCAAGGCATCAACTTGGCGCTGGAGAACTACAACCTGCTCCACCGCCTGTGGCGCGAGGAAGTGGTGGACTGGCAGGGCAAGTTCCGCACGCCGCTGCAGGGCTTCACCGCGATTCCGCGCCCCCTCGACGATGTGCCGCCCTTCGTGTGGCACGGGTCGATCCGCTCCCCCGAGATCGCCGAGCAGGCGGCCTACTACGGTGATGGCTTCTTCCACAACAACATCTTCTGGACGATGAACCACACCAAGCGCATGGTCGACCTCTACCGTCGCCGCTATGAGCACTACGGGCACGGCCGCTACGACCAGGCGATCGTCGGCCTGGGTGGCCAGTTCTTCATGCGCAAGAACTCGCAGGACGCCATCAAGGAATACCGTCCCTACTTCGACAATGCGCCGGTGTACGGTCACGGGCCATCGATGGAGGAGTTCACCGAGTACACGCCGCTGACCGTCGGCTCGCCCCAGCAGGTGCTCGAGCGCACGCTGAGCTTCAAGGACGACGTCGGCCACTACCAGCGCCAGATGTTCCTCATCGATCACGCCGGCCTGCCCATCAAGACGGTGCTTGAGCAGCTCGACCTGCTCGGGGAGATCCTCCCGGAGATGCGCAAGGGCTTCCTCGAGGGACGTCCCGACGACATCCCGGATGCCCCCACGCACGCCTCGCTGGTCGCCGCCCGCGACGCCGCCGGGGTTGCCCCCGTGGAGCACGTCAAGGTCGGTGCCGATGATGTGACCGGCACCTCCGACGCCCCTGAGCCGCCGGACTCGGTGTTCGAGAAGTAA